The DNA segment GCAACAACAGCAACACGATGACGACGACATCCTGAAGCAGCAATATGCCAATGATGATCGTCCCGTTCGCCGAGCCGGTTTCGCCCCGGTCGCTCAGTTGCTTGAGCGCGATGGCCGTGCTGCTGAGGGCGACGGCCACGCCGAACAACAGGCTGGTCATGCCGCTCAATTGCGTAGCGGCTATCAGGATGCCTGCGACCAGGGCGGCCGTCAGGGCTATCTGGCCGTTCGCCGCCTTGGCCAGCCGTATCCCCGATCGCATCAATGGTTCCGGGGAGAGCTCAAGCCCGATTGTGAACAACAGAAGCACGAGGCCGATTTCGGCGAACTGGGCGACATTCTCGGCGCCCACCAGTTGCCAGCCGGAAGGCCCGATGGCCATGCCGGTTATCAGAAATCCGATAATCGTGGGCACCCGCACCTGGCGAAAAAGCCATGCAACGGCGACGGCCACACCGAAAATGATGACGATTGCATCAAGGAAATGCGCGTTGGTTTCCATACGTTCCGTCGGAGTTCCTTATCCTGTTCCCCTGTTCGGATTAAAAATCTGGTTGGACAAATTGCGTGCCGAGAACCTTGTCCAGCATGCCCGGTTTTTCATGGCGGAATCGCTCGGCGTAGGCCATCCCGGCGGCGGCCCCGGTTTCCGCGCAAAACCGACGCACGCCCATTTCGATGATGGGACGGTATTGCTCCGGAGGCATGTCGCGCGTGATGGGCACATCGGCGCCGATCACCTCGGCTTCGCGGGCAAGCGCGTCCACGGTCAGCGCCATCTGGCAATCATGCTTGAGCAGGGCTTCAATCTTTTTGTCAATCGTGGAAGAAATGTCCACGAAATAGTCGGCATTCCATGGATGCTTGGCGAACCAGTACGCTTCAGTAACCATGTACGGTGGATGGCGGTGATTCGGATAGAAAAGTGGATTGGAGGCAAATGAGATCGCCTCAAGCGTGGCCATGGCAACCATGCGGTGATCGGGATGATCCTCGCCCGGCGCAAACGGATCCCAACTCATCACCACATCGGCCTTGAGTTCCCGAATAATCGCCATGATCTGGCCACGAAGCACATTCGGATGCACCTCGTTCAGTTCGCCATCGGGATAACCTTCAAAACGGACTTCCTTCAGGCCGAGCGTTTCACCGGCCTCGATGGCTTCCCGCGCCGATAATTCGATCAGCACTTCGGGCAACAACCGGTACGAGCCTTTCGCATTGTCCGTGAGGATGTATTCGTAAACGTCGTAGCCCTTTTCGAAAACAAAGCGCGCGACCGTGCCGCCCGCGAGAAATTCCATGTCGTCGGCGTGGGCAACCACCACAAGAACCGTTTTTTTCCGCGCCATATCCTTCTCCTAAGGGTTGATGCACCGCCAAGCCGTTTCTATCAGGGAAAAGGCCGTTTCAATCTCGTGGCGGGTGATGATTAGGGGCGGACTGACGCGCAGCACTTTGCCGGCAAGGGGACCGAGGAAATGCACGCCGGACTTTCCGTTCCCATAATAAGCCTCGAGCACGCAGCGATTGGCCGTTGCGTCGTCAACCATTTCGATGCCATAGACAAGACCCTCACCGCGGACCGCCTTGATAAAGGAAAAACGCCGCATCAGGCCATCGAGGCTGCGGCGCATTACCTTGGCCATGGCACGGCAGTGATCCACTATCCGCTCCTGTTCGAATACGTCGAAAGTTGCGCAGACGGCCGCGCAGGCGCGCGGATTGCCGCTATAGGTGTCGGAGGCTTCCCCGTAATGCAGCGAGTCAATCAGGTCGGCCCGGCCGACGACGGCCGCTACCGGTTCGCCGTTGCCGAGGCCCTTGCCGAGCACAACCAGATCGGGCCGGACGCCGTAGGTCTGGAACCCGTACATGCGGCCCGTCCGGCCATGACAGGCCTGGACCTCGTCAAAAATCAACGCAACATCGTGCTTTTCGCACCATGCCTGCAAAAGTTTGTGATACCACTTGGGCGGATGAAATGATCCTTTTGCGCCGAGATATGGCTCGGTGATGAGCAGGGAAATCCGGCCCGGATTGGCTTTGGCGAGCGCATCGAG comes from the Candidatus Hydrogenedentota bacterium genome and includes:
- a CDS encoding PIG-L family deacetylase, which gives rise to MARKKTVLVVVAHADDMEFLAGGTVARFVFEKGYDVYEYILTDNAKGSYRLLPEVLIELSAREAIEAGETLGLKEVRFEGYPDGELNEVHPNVLRGQIMAIIRELKADVVMSWDPFAPGEDHPDHRMVAMATLEAISFASNPLFYPNHRHPPYMVTEAYWFAKHPWNADYFVDISSTIDKKIEALLKHDCQMALTVDALAREAEVIGADVPITRDMPPEQYRPIIEMGVRRFCAETGAAAGMAYAERFRHEKPGMLDKVLGTQFVQPDF
- a CDS encoding aspartate aminotransferase family protein, with amino-acid sequence MKEETILHPKEPKGNAIRRRLDKVVGRGLRTYTPSQLVVKKAKGCHIWTVDGRKLIDFTSGVLVANLGHGHPLFERLYRRYASGLPRNAYNMIAPVEVEASERLIESMHNPKAQKVLWAASGSEGIQKAMWAALHRHPDRPIMVATRGGFHGKKGLAGEVTGESSPNPNVRWISFPMHEVKPPAFYQAELDALAKANPGRISLLITEPYLGAKGSFHPPKWYHKLLQAWCEKHDVALIFDEVQACHGRTGRMYGFQTYGVRPDLVVLGKGLGNGEPVAAVVGRADLIDSLHYGEASDTYSGNPRACAAVCATFDVFEQERIVDHCRAMAKVMRRSLDGLMRRFSFIKAVRGEGLVYGIEMVDDATANRCVLEAYYGNGKSGVHFLGPLAGKVLRVSPPLIITRHEIETAFSLIETAWRCINP